In Streptomyces sp. NBC_01707, a genomic segment contains:
- a CDS encoding pirin family protein, with amino-acid sequence MISVQRADDRYTGGDEAAGILSRHAFSFGSFYDPDNLRFGAILACNEERLAPGAGFDEHPHSHTEIVTWVVEGELTHRDSAGHTTVVRAGDVQHLSSAAGVRHVERNDGDIPLTFLQMWLAPLEPGGEPSYTTVPGIADSTPYALPEAGAMLHVRRLAAGERTAVPDAARAYVHVIDGEVRLGGETLGPGDAARITGAVGLELVAEVPAQVLVWELSG; translated from the coding sequence GTGATTTCCGTACAGCGCGCGGACGACCGGTACACGGGCGGCGACGAGGCCGCGGGCATCCTGTCCCGGCACGCCTTCTCCTTCGGCTCCTTCTACGATCCGGACAACCTGCGCTTCGGCGCGATCCTGGCCTGCAACGAGGAACGGCTGGCGCCCGGTGCGGGCTTCGACGAACACCCGCACAGCCACACGGAGATCGTCACCTGGGTCGTCGAGGGCGAGCTCACCCACCGCGACTCGGCCGGTCACACCACGGTGGTACGGGCCGGGGACGTCCAGCACCTCAGCTCGGCGGCCGGGGTACGCCACGTCGAGCGGAACGACGGGGACATACCGCTGACGTTCCTTCAGATGTGGCTGGCGCCGCTCGAGCCGGGCGGCGAACCCTCGTACACGACGGTCCCCGGCATCGCCGACTCCACCCCGTACGCCCTCCCGGAAGCTGGAGCGATGCTGCATGTGCGCAGGCTCGCCGCCGGGGAGCGCACCGCGGTGCCGGACGCGGCGCGGGCGTACGTGCACGTGATCGATGGCGAAGTGCGCCTCGGCGGCGAGACGCTCGGTCCGGGGGACGCGGCGCGGATCACCGGGGCTGTGGGGCTGGAGCTGGTGGCCGAGGTGCCGGCGCAGGTGCTGGTGTGGGAGCTGTCGGGCTGA
- a CDS encoding serine hydrolase domain-containing protein, which translates to MQSLAMIENWPVPTAAAAVVRADGTVVGGHGPTAHRFPLASVTKPIAAYAALVAYEEGAVELDEPAGPEGSTVRHLLAHTSGLAFDEHRVTAAPGTRRLYSNAGFEVLGDRIAKATDIPFPEYVRQAVLEPLGMASTTMDGSPARDGVSTVDDLVRFAAEVQAPRLLDPRTVLAAQTVVHPGLKGVLPGYGHQNPNDWGLGFEIRDHKSPHWTGSSSSPATFGHFGQSGTFLWIDPAAGAACVALTDRAFGPWAAEVWPPFTDAVLAELVRPAD; encoded by the coding sequence ATGCAGAGCCTGGCGATGATCGAGAACTGGCCCGTCCCCACCGCGGCGGCCGCCGTCGTACGAGCGGACGGCACTGTCGTCGGCGGTCACGGGCCGACCGCGCACCGCTTCCCGCTCGCCTCCGTCACCAAGCCGATCGCCGCCTATGCCGCGCTCGTGGCGTACGAGGAAGGCGCCGTGGAGCTCGACGAACCGGCCGGACCCGAGGGTTCCACCGTCCGGCATCTGCTCGCGCACACCAGCGGGCTCGCCTTCGACGAACACCGGGTGACGGCCGCTCCCGGCACCCGGCGGCTCTACTCCAACGCGGGCTTCGAGGTGCTCGGCGACCGCATCGCCAAGGCCACCGACATCCCGTTCCCCGAGTACGTGCGCCAGGCGGTCCTGGAGCCGCTGGGCATGGCATCGACGACGATGGACGGCTCGCCCGCTCGGGACGGCGTCTCCACCGTCGACGACCTGGTGCGGTTCGCGGCGGAGGTGCAGGCCCCGCGGCTGCTCGATCCGCGTACGGTGCTGGCCGCGCAGACCGTCGTGCACCCCGGTCTGAAGGGCGTCCTGCCCGGTTACGGCCACCAGAACCCCAACGACTGGGGGCTCGGCTTCGAGATCCGGGACCACAAGTCGCCGCACTGGACAGGCAGTTCCTCGTCACCTGCGACCTTCGGGCACTTCGGGCAGTCGGGGACGTTCCTGTGGATCGACCCGGCCGCGGGTGCGGCGTGCGTCGCCCTGACCGACCGGGCCTTCGGACCGTGGGCGGCCGAGGTCTGGCCGCCGTTCACGGACGCGGTGCTCGCGGAGCTCGTACGTCCGGCGGACTAG
- a CDS encoding MerR family transcriptional regulator, producing MTVMESTTATTDACASAPRAHPRPEGQDRYTISEVAAFTGLTAHTLRWYERIGLMPHVDRSHTGQRRFTNRDLDWLAFVGKLRLTGMPVAHMVRYAELLREGEHTFEERQELLEATRRDVKTRIAELQDTLAVLDYKIDFYAGARRASERP from the coding sequence ATGACGGTGATGGAGAGCACTACCGCGACGACCGACGCCTGTGCATCGGCTCCACGGGCGCATCCACGCCCCGAGGGCCAGGACCGCTACACCATCAGCGAGGTCGCAGCCTTCACCGGGCTCACCGCACACACCCTGCGCTGGTACGAGCGGATCGGCCTGATGCCGCACGTCGACCGGTCGCACACCGGCCAGCGCCGGTTCACCAATCGCGATCTGGACTGGCTGGCCTTCGTGGGCAAGCTGCGGCTGACCGGGATGCCGGTGGCCCACATGGTCAGGTACGCGGAGCTGCTGCGCGAGGGCGAGCACACCTTCGAGGAGCGGCAGGAGCTGCTGGAGGCGACCCGCCGCGATGTGAAGACGCGGATCGCGGAGCTCCAGGACACCCTCGCCGTCCTCGATTACAAGATCGACTTTTATGCGGGCGCCCGGCGGGCGTCGGAAAGGCCTTGA
- a CDS encoding aldo/keto reductase: protein MTDNKIATVELGDGGPQVGVQGLGCMGMSEFYGDTDEAAARDTLEAALEAGVTLFDTADIYGNGANETFLAPFVGTHRDEITLATKFAIERKDDDPRYRAVRNDPAYIRQAVEDSLRRLNTDVIDLYYMHRRDPSVPLADSVGAMAELVQQGKVKQLGLSEVTGAELREAYAVHPIAALQSEWSLFSRDVERSAVSAAVELGVTFVPYSPLGRGFLTGAFADAAKDLSKGDFRQYQPRFTGDNAKTNAALLEPVHKIAAAHGATAAQVALAWVQQRAEVHGLTVVPIPGTRKRSRLLENVGATRLTLTPEELAVLEPIAGQVAGDRYPDMSSTSAARE, encoded by the coding sequence ATGACCGACAACAAGATCGCAACGGTGGAGCTCGGGGACGGCGGCCCGCAGGTGGGCGTGCAGGGACTCGGCTGCATGGGCATGAGCGAGTTCTACGGGGACACCGACGAAGCCGCCGCCCGGGACACCCTGGAGGCCGCACTGGAGGCGGGCGTCACGCTCTTCGACACCGCGGACATCTACGGCAACGGTGCCAACGAGACGTTCCTCGCCCCGTTCGTCGGCACGCACCGGGACGAGATCACGCTCGCCACGAAGTTCGCCATCGAGCGCAAGGACGACGACCCGCGGTACCGGGCGGTGCGCAACGACCCCGCGTACATCCGCCAGGCCGTCGAGGACAGCCTGCGCCGACTGAACACCGACGTCATCGACCTGTACTACATGCACCGCCGCGACCCCTCCGTGCCGCTGGCCGATTCCGTCGGCGCGATGGCCGAGCTCGTGCAGCAGGGCAAGGTCAAGCAGCTCGGGCTGAGCGAGGTCACCGGAGCGGAGCTGCGCGAGGCGTACGCCGTGCACCCGATCGCCGCCCTGCAGTCGGAGTGGTCGCTCTTCAGCCGGGACGTCGAGCGCAGCGCCGTGTCCGCGGCGGTCGAACTCGGGGTGACCTTCGTGCCCTACTCGCCGCTCGGCCGCGGCTTCCTGACCGGGGCGTTCGCCGACGCCGCCAAGGACCTGTCGAAGGGTGACTTCCGCCAGTACCAGCCACGCTTCACCGGCGACAACGCCAAGACGAACGCCGCCCTCCTGGAACCCGTCCACAAGATCGCGGCGGCACACGGGGCGACGGCCGCGCAGGTGGCGCTCGCCTGGGTGCAGCAGCGCGCCGAGGTGCACGGTCTGACCGTGGTCCCGATCCCCGGCACCCGTAAGCGCAGCCGGCTGCTGGAGAACGTCGGGGCGACCCGGCTCACCCTCACGCCGGAGGAGCTGGCCGTGCTGGAGCCGATCGCCGGCCAGGTGGCGGGCGACCGCTACCCGGACATGAGCTCGACGTCGGCGGCGCGCGAGTAG
- a CDS encoding DUF4429 domain-containing protein, protein MGDVLAGIHATWEFDTDSVLIRFERGIRTPKLFQSLRERRIPHAALSSVTLTPGKRGTVVLHAVPRPGADPLLEAAAGQLKDGSDPYRLVLPAERETLAEYYADELRARLGPDAAEPAERFLVAAPEAPMHFKAYDGRASFDGDRISFRWFWTGASTAKWKAGDQTFPVSELSGVEWRSPEAFDGYLRLVPRGAPGTDAGAGTGMSPVTGKGATALRTDSAPPGPQSSAPRPTQADQDPAAVIFGLGYGPVHESLPFAAAVLESVRKRQSTPVAVPASAVRRDPADIAERIRHLGELHQAGLVTDDEFSAKKAQLLAEL, encoded by the coding sequence ATGGGTGATGTGCTGGCCGGAATTCATGCCACCTGGGAGTTCGACACCGACTCCGTGCTCATCCGCTTCGAACGGGGAATCCGCACGCCGAAGCTCTTCCAGAGCCTGCGTGAACGCCGCATTCCGCACGCGGCGTTGTCGTCGGTGACACTGACCCCGGGCAAGCGAGGCACGGTGGTTCTGCATGCGGTGCCGAGACCCGGTGCCGATCCACTGCTGGAAGCCGCGGCCGGGCAGCTGAAGGACGGCAGCGATCCGTACCGGCTGGTGCTGCCCGCGGAACGCGAGACGCTCGCCGAGTACTACGCGGACGAGCTGCGCGCGCGGCTCGGCCCGGACGCGGCGGAGCCCGCCGAAAGATTCCTGGTCGCGGCCCCCGAGGCGCCGATGCACTTCAAGGCGTACGACGGCAGGGCCAGCTTCGACGGGGACCGGATCTCCTTCCGCTGGTTCTGGACGGGTGCCTCCACGGCGAAGTGGAAAGCAGGCGACCAGACGTTCCCGGTCAGCGAGCTGAGCGGGGTCGAGTGGCGCTCGCCGGAGGCCTTCGACGGCTATCTGCGACTGGTGCCGCGCGGCGCTCCGGGCACGGACGCCGGGGCGGGTACGGGCATGTCGCCCGTTACGGGCAAGGGTGCGACCGCGCTCCGTACGGACTCCGCGCCGCCCGGTCCGCAGTCGTCGGCCCCACGGCCCACCCAGGCCGATCAGGACCCGGCTGCGGTGATCTTCGGGCTCGGCTACGGGCCGGTGCACGAGTCGCTGCCGTTCGCCGCCGCCGTACTGGAGTCCGTGCGCAAGAGGCAGTCCACGCCCGTCGCCGTGCCGGCGAGTGCCGTGCGGCGCGATCCGGCGGACATCGCCGAGCGGATCCGGCACCTCGGGGAACTGCACCAGGCGGGTCTGGTGACGGACGACGAGTTCAGCGCCAAGAAGGCCCAGCTGCTCGCGGAGCTCTAG
- a CDS encoding alpha/beta hydrolase: MTSFDSSPTLTAWRALLAVAVVFVMLATTGWTAVRHQRSDEPRDIALSSWARGRIAGHPLPDADASPYRLAQFFASLTAAQRTALADKYPLVVGNLNGAPVTLRYRANRRALVQARAVEQQRMHDVRLSPDGRGDALRRMERFRSMLAHGRHFLAFDPSGKGHAAEVFGDLDKAERVSLVVPGVDTSLLTLERSGLKVNAAPVGMAKSLYAAERAASPGTRTAVIAWADYTAPAGIGMDAALGNLAERGAVRLTALVDALPGASKISLFCHSYGSVLCGVAANELPSRVSDIAVAGSPGMRAKNAAQLHTTADVWAMRDRDDWIQDVPNMEVGGLGHGADPVDRGFGARIVSADDAIGHSGYFEPGTESLSNFAAIGVGAYDSVTCASADSACRDGISGAEGVRRA; the protein is encoded by the coding sequence GTGACTTCCTTCGACTCCTCCCCCACGCTGACCGCATGGCGCGCACTGCTCGCCGTCGCGGTCGTGTTCGTGATGCTGGCGACCACAGGCTGGACCGCCGTGCGTCACCAACGCTCCGACGAGCCACGCGACATCGCACTCAGCTCCTGGGCGCGGGGCCGGATAGCGGGTCACCCCCTGCCGGACGCCGATGCATCCCCGTACCGGCTGGCCCAGTTCTTCGCCTCGCTCACCGCCGCGCAGCGCACCGCTCTCGCCGACAAGTACCCCTTGGTCGTCGGCAATCTGAACGGCGCCCCGGTCACCCTGCGCTACCGCGCCAACCGGCGTGCCCTGGTGCAGGCGCGGGCGGTCGAGCAGCAGCGCATGCACGACGTCCGGCTCTCCCCCGACGGCCGCGGCGACGCGCTCCGCCGAATGGAGCGGTTCCGGTCGATGCTTGCCCACGGCCGGCACTTCCTGGCCTTCGACCCGTCGGGGAAGGGCCACGCCGCCGAGGTGTTCGGCGATCTCGACAAGGCCGAGCGGGTCTCGCTGGTGGTGCCCGGTGTCGACACCAGCCTGCTGACGCTGGAGCGGTCCGGGCTCAAGGTCAACGCCGCGCCCGTCGGCATGGCGAAGTCGCTGTACGCCGCCGAGCGCGCCGCGAGCCCCGGCACCCGGACCGCGGTCATCGCCTGGGCCGACTACACCGCGCCCGCCGGCATCGGGATGGACGCAGCCCTGGGGAACCTCGCCGAGCGCGGGGCCGTCCGGCTCACCGCGCTGGTCGACGCCCTGCCCGGCGCGTCGAAGATCTCGCTGTTCTGCCACAGCTACGGCTCCGTGCTGTGCGGTGTCGCCGCGAACGAACTGCCGTCCAGGGTCTCCGACATCGCGGTCGCGGGCAGCCCCGGCATGCGGGCCAAGAACGCCGCGCAGCTTCACACCACGGCCGATGTCTGGGCGATGCGGGACCGCGACGACTGGATCCAGGACGTACCGAACATGGAGGTCGGCGGGCTCGGCCACGGCGCCGATCCGGTGGACCGCGGCTTCGGTGCGCGCATCGTCTCGGCGGACGACGCCATCGGGCACAGCGGCTATTTCGAGCCGGGCACCGAGAGCCTCAGCAACTTCGCCGCCATCGGCGTCGGAGCCTACGATTCGGTGACCTGTGCGAGCGCCGACAGCGCCTGTCGCGACGGAATTTCCGGCGCCGAGGGCGTCCGACGCGCGTAG
- a CDS encoding TetR family transcriptional regulator — protein sequence MTDGPRAVEHPTGLRERKKRRTRDALLHAALELFTTQGYEETTVDEIVDAVDVSQRTFFRYFASKEETTFAVQEMVESRFLSELRRRPATESPFEAMRSAVLCAWNSIGEAIEELVTVELHMRTYRMIESTPSLLAAHLRRSIDLENQIAEVIAAREGLDIETDPRPRVAVAAFSGVMRVTGQLWGQGRDTSVDSLRTLTEIYLDHLGAALVGNWHAPVERTAETPHTSAG from the coding sequence GTGACCGACGGGCCGCGAGCCGTGGAGCACCCGACCGGGCTGCGCGAACGCAAGAAACGACGCACCCGGGACGCCTTGCTGCACGCCGCCCTCGAGCTCTTCACCACCCAGGGGTACGAGGAGACCACCGTCGACGAGATCGTCGACGCCGTCGACGTCTCCCAGCGCACCTTCTTCCGCTACTTCGCCAGCAAGGAGGAGACCACCTTCGCCGTCCAGGAGATGGTGGAGTCGCGCTTCCTCTCCGAGCTGCGCCGACGACCCGCCACGGAGAGCCCGTTCGAAGCCATGCGCAGCGCCGTGCTCTGCGCCTGGAACAGCATCGGCGAAGCAATCGAGGAACTCGTCACGGTCGAACTCCACATGCGTACGTACCGGATGATCGAGTCGACCCCCTCCCTGCTCGCGGCCCATCTGCGGCGCAGCATCGATCTGGAGAACCAGATCGCCGAGGTGATCGCCGCGCGCGAGGGTCTCGACATCGAGACGGACCCGCGGCCGCGGGTCGCCGTCGCCGCGTTCTCCGGGGTGATGCGGGTGACCGGGCAACTGTGGGGGCAGGGGCGGGACACCAGCGTCGACTCGCTGCGGACGCTGACCGAGATCTACCTGGACCATCTCGGAGCCGCGCTCGTGGGGAACTGGCACGCACCGGTCGAACGGACTGCCGAGACACCTCACACGTCCGCCGGGTAG
- a CDS encoding MFS transporter, whose amino-acid sequence MMVALDGTIVAIANPAIQQDLGASLAQVQWITNGYMLALAVSLITAGKLGDRFGHRQTFLIGVVGFAAASGAIGLSSSVALVITFRVLQGLFGALLMPAALGLLRATFPAEKLNMAIGIWGMVIGASTAGGPILGGVLVEHVSWQSVFFINVPVGVVALLLGVVILKDHRAENAPRSFDIGGIVLLSQAMFCLIWALIKGAEWGWGDFKTIAFLVAAVGLFAVFAFSQKNVREPLIPLAMFRSVPLSAGVVLMVLMAFAFMGGLFFVTFYLQNVHGMKAVDAGLHLLPLTGMMIVGSPLAGVLITKFGPRVPLVGGMVCTAVAMFGMSQLDTGTGTATMSVWFGLLGLGLAPVMVGATEVIVGNAPMELSGVAGGLQQASMQVGGSLGTAVLGAVMASQVDSHLAGNWAEAKLPPLSPQQLDQASSAIEVGIPPVGPDLPAPVVEKITDVAHDTFVSGMSTAFMVAGIVAVIAALVATLTKRGENAEAGAGAGHI is encoded by the coding sequence ATGATGGTCGCGCTCGACGGCACGATCGTCGCGATCGCCAACCCCGCCATCCAGCAGGACCTGGGTGCCTCGCTCGCCCAGGTCCAGTGGATCACCAATGGCTACATGCTCGCACTCGCGGTCTCCCTGATCACCGCGGGCAAGCTCGGTGACCGGTTCGGCCACCGTCAGACCTTCCTGATCGGGGTCGTGGGCTTCGCGGCGGCCTCGGGGGCCATCGGCCTCTCCAGCAGCGTGGCCCTGGTGATCACGTTCCGGGTGCTGCAGGGCCTCTTCGGCGCACTGCTGATGCCGGCCGCACTCGGCCTGCTGCGCGCCACCTTCCCGGCCGAGAAGCTGAACATGGCGATCGGCATCTGGGGCATGGTCATCGGCGCCTCGACCGCGGGCGGTCCGATCCTCGGCGGTGTGCTCGTCGAGCACGTCAGCTGGCAGTCCGTCTTCTTCATCAACGTGCCGGTCGGTGTGGTCGCACTCCTGCTCGGCGTGGTGATCCTCAAGGACCACCGGGCCGAGAACGCCCCGCGCTCCTTCGACATCGGCGGCATCGTGCTGCTGTCGCAGGCGATGTTCTGCCTGATCTGGGCGCTCATCAAGGGTGCCGAGTGGGGCTGGGGCGACTTCAAGACGATCGCCTTCCTGGTGGCCGCCGTGGGCCTGTTCGCGGTGTTCGCCTTCTCGCAGAAGAACGTCAGGGAGCCGCTGATCCCGCTGGCGATGTTCCGCTCGGTGCCGCTGTCCGCGGGCGTCGTCCTGATGGTGCTGATGGCATTCGCCTTCATGGGCGGACTGTTCTTCGTCACCTTCTACCTGCAGAACGTGCACGGCATGAAGGCCGTCGACGCGGGTCTGCACCTGCTCCCGCTGACCGGCATGATGATCGTCGGCTCCCCGCTCGCGGGCGTGCTGATCACCAAGTTCGGCCCGCGCGTCCCGCTCGTCGGCGGCATGGTGTGCACCGCGGTCGCCATGTTCGGGATGTCGCAGCTGGACACCGGCACCGGCACGGCGACGATGTCCGTCTGGTTCGGCCTGCTCGGCCTCGGCCTCGCCCCGGTGATGGTCGGTGCCACCGAGGTCATCGTGGGCAACGCCCCGATGGAGCTCTCCGGTGTCGCGGGCGGACTGCAGCAGGCCTCCATGCAGGTCGGCGGCAGCCTCGGTACGGCGGTGCTGGGTGCGGTCATGGCCTCCCAGGTCGACTCCCACCTGGCCGGCAACTGGGCGGAGGCGAAGCTTCCGCCGCTCTCGCCCCAGCAGCTGGACCAGGCGTCCTCGGCCATCGAGGTCGGCATTCCGCCGGTGGGACCCGACCTGCCTGCGCCGGTCGTGGAGAAGATCACGGACGTCGCGCATGACACGTTCGTGTCCGGCATGAGCACCGCGTTCATGGTCGCCGGCATCGTCGCGGTGATCGCGGCGCTGGTCGCCACGCTCACCAAGCGCGGTGAGAACGCCGAGGCGGGCGCGGGCGCAGGCCACATCTGA
- a CDS encoding peptidase inhibitor family I36 protein has translation MRTTVLAAVLAVTALIPAAASASRTAPAARTAPVRLGTCGSGQLCFWAKPDFTGARQIHELSGTDIESCVPMPPGGKAQALANRTGRPVTTYQSAECAETGEFETYPGGGTWVPQSPYQVRAFKIWEN, from the coding sequence ATGCGTACGACCGTTCTTGCCGCGGTACTGGCCGTCACCGCACTGATCCCGGCGGCAGCCTCGGCGTCACGGACCGCACCGGCCGCGCGCACGGCGCCGGTCCGCCTCGGGACATGCGGAAGCGGGCAGCTCTGCTTCTGGGCGAAGCCGGACTTCACCGGCGCCCGGCAGATCCATGAACTGTCCGGCACCGACATCGAGAGCTGCGTCCCGATGCCGCCGGGCGGCAAGGCCCAGGCACTCGCCAACCGCACCGGCCGCCCCGTCACCACCTATCAGTCCGCGGAGTGCGCCGAGACCGGCGAGTTCGAGACGTATCCGGGCGGCGGGACCTGGGTGCCGCAGTCCCCGTACCAGGTCAGGGCATTCAAGATCTGGGAGAACTGA
- the aceE gene encoding pyruvate dehydrogenase (acetyl-transferring), homodimeric type, producing MASGSDRNPIIIGGLPSQVPDFDPEETQEWLDSLDAAVDERGRERARYLMLRLIERAREKRVAVPEMRSTDYVNTIATKDEPFFPGDEEIERKVLNATRWNAAVMVSRAQRPGIGVGGHIATFASSASLYDVGFNHFFRGKDDGLGGDQIFFQGHASPGIYARAFLLDRLSEAQLDAFRQEKSKAPNGLSSYPHPRLMPDFWEFPTVSMGLGPLGAIYQARMNRYMEARGIADTSRSHVWAYLGDGEMDEPESLGQLSIAAREGLDNLTFVVNCNLQRLDGPVRGNGKIIQELESQFRGAGWNVIKLVWDRSWDPLLAQDRTGILVNKLNTTPDGQFQTYATESGSYIREHFFGDDPRLRDMVKDMTDDQILHLGRGGHDHKKVYAAYAAAKAHKGQPTVILAQTVKGWTLGPNFEGRNATHQMKKLTVEDLKRFRDRLHIPITDKQLDEGYPPYYHPGRDSEEIQYMHDRRKGLGGYVPTRVVRAKPLVLPEDKTYATAKKGSGQQSIATTMAFVRILKDLMRDKEIGKRFVLIAPDEYRTFGMDAFFPSAKIYNPLGQQYEAVDRDLLLAYKESPTGQMLHDGISEAGCTASLIAAGSAYATHGEPLIPVYVFYSMFGFQRTGDQFWQMADQLARGFVLGATAGRTTLTGEGLQHADGHSQLLASTNPGCVAYDPAFGYEIAHIVKDGLRRMYGENSEDVFYYLTVYNEPIQHPAEPENVDVEGILKGVYRYRSGERGMIPAQIMASGVAVPWAVEAQQILADEWNVKADVWSATSWNELRREAVEVEQHNLLHPEEELRVPYVTQKLSGSEGPFVAVSDWMRSVPDQIARWVPGTYQSLGADGFGFADTRGAARRFFHIDAQSIVLAVLTELAKEGRIDRSVLKTAIDRYDLLDVAAADPGAAGGDA from the coding sequence GTGGCTTCCGGATCCGATCGCAACCCGATCATCATTGGCGGCCTTCCGAGCCAGGTCCCGGACTTCGATCCCGAGGAAACCCAGGAATGGCTCGACTCCCTCGACGCCGCCGTCGACGAGCGCGGGCGTGAGCGGGCCCGCTACCTGATGCTCCGGCTCATCGAGCGCGCGCGCGAGAAGCGTGTCGCCGTGCCGGAGATGCGCAGCACGGACTACGTGAACACGATCGCCACGAAGGACGAGCCGTTCTTCCCCGGCGACGAGGAGATCGAGCGCAAGGTCCTCAACGCGACTCGCTGGAACGCGGCCGTGATGGTGTCGCGCGCCCAGCGCCCGGGGATCGGCGTCGGCGGCCACATCGCCACGTTCGCCTCCTCGGCCTCGCTGTACGACGTGGGCTTCAACCACTTCTTCCGGGGCAAGGACGACGGCCTCGGCGGCGACCAGATCTTCTTCCAGGGGCACGCCTCCCCCGGTATCTACGCCCGCGCGTTCCTCCTCGACCGGCTGAGCGAGGCGCAGCTCGACGCCTTCCGCCAGGAGAAGTCGAAGGCGCCGAACGGCCTGTCCAGCTACCCGCACCCGCGGCTGATGCCGGACTTCTGGGAGTTCCCGACCGTCTCGATGGGCCTCGGTCCACTGGGCGCGATCTACCAGGCCCGGATGAACCGGTACATGGAGGCGCGCGGCATCGCCGACACCTCCCGGTCGCACGTCTGGGCCTACCTCGGTGACGGCGAGATGGACGAGCCCGAGTCGCTCGGCCAGCTCTCCATCGCCGCCCGTGAGGGCCTGGACAACCTGACCTTCGTGGTCAACTGCAACCTGCAGCGCCTCGACGGTCCGGTACGTGGCAACGGCAAGATCATCCAGGAGCTGGAGTCGCAGTTCCGCGGTGCCGGCTGGAATGTCATCAAGCTGGTCTGGGACCGCTCCTGGGACCCGCTGCTGGCGCAGGACCGCACCGGCATCCTGGTCAACAAGCTGAACACCACGCCGGACGGCCAGTTCCAGACGTACGCCACCGAGTCCGGCTCGTACATCCGTGAGCACTTCTTCGGGGACGACCCGCGGCTGCGCGACATGGTCAAGGACATGACCGACGACCAGATCCTGCACCTGGGCCGCGGCGGTCACGACCACAAGAAGGTCTACGCGGCGTACGCGGCGGCCAAGGCCCACAAGGGCCAGCCGACGGTGATCCTCGCGCAGACGGTCAAGGGCTGGACGCTCGGACCCAACTTCGAGGGCCGCAACGCGACCCACCAGATGAAGAAGCTCACGGTCGAGGACCTCAAGCGGTTCCGCGACCGGCTGCACATCCCGATCACGGACAAGCAGCTGGACGAGGGCTACCCGCCGTACTACCACCCGGGCCGCGACTCGGAAGAGATCCAGTACATGCACGACCGCCGCAAGGGTCTGGGCGGCTACGTCCCGACCCGTGTGGTGCGCGCGAAGCCGCTGGTCCTCCCCGAGGACAAGACGTACGCGACCGCGAAGAAGGGTTCGGGCCAGCAGTCGATCGCCACGACCATGGCGTTCGTCCGCATCCTGAAGGACCTCATGCGGGACAAGGAGATCGGCAAGCGTTTCGTGCTGATCGCGCCCGACGAGTACCGCACCTTCGGCATGGACGCGTTCTTCCCGAGCGCGAAGATCTACAACCCGCTGGGCCAGCAGTACGAGGCCGTGGACCGCGATCTGCTGCTCGCGTACAAGGAGTCGCCGACCGGTCAGATGCTGCACGACGGCATCTCCGAGGCCGGCTGCACGGCGTCGCTGATCGCCGCGGGTTCGGCGTACGCCACGCACGGCGAGCCGCTGATCCCGGTGTACGTCTTCTACTCGATGTTCGGTTTCCAGCGCACCGGTGACCAGTTCTGGCAGATGGCCGACCAGCTCGCGCGGGGCTTCGTACTGGGTGCGACCGCCGGTCGCACGACGCTGACCGGTGAGGGTCTGCAGCACGCGGACGGCCACTCGCAGCTGCTCGCCTCGACGAACCCCGGCTGTGTCGCGTACGACCCGGCCTTCGGGTACGAGATCGCGCACATCGTCAAGGACGGTCTGCGCCGGATGTACGGCGAGAACAGCGAGGACGTCTTCTACTACCTCACCGTCTACAACGAGCCGATCCAGCACCCGGCCGAGCCGGAGAACGTGGACGTCGAAGGCATCCTCAAGGGTGTCTACCGCTACAGGAGCGGCGAGCGGGGCATGATCCCGGCCCAGATCATGGCGTCCGGCGTGGCGGTCCCGTGGGCGGTCGAGGCGCAGCAGATCCTCGCCGACGAGTGGAACGTCAAGGCGGACGTCTGGTCGGCGACCTCCTGGAACGAGCTGCGCCGCGAGGCCGTCGAGGTGGAGCAGCACAACCTGCTGCACCCGGAGGAGGAGCTGCGCGTCCCGTACGTCACGCAGAAGCTCTCCGGCTCCGAGGGCCCGTTCGTGGCGGTCTCGGACTGGATGCGTTCCGTGCCGGACCAGATCGCTCGCTGGGTGCCCGGCACGTACCAGTCGCTGGGTGCGGACGGCTTCGGCTTCGCCGACACCCGTGGCGCGGCCCGCCGGTTCTTCCACATCGACGCGCAGTCGATCGTCCTCGCGGTGCTCACCGAGCTCGCGAAGGAGGGCCGGATCGACCGTTCGGTGCTGAAGACGGCGATCGACCGGTACGACCTCCTGGACGTGGCAGCGGCCGATCCCGGCGCGGCCGGCGGCGACGCGTAG